GGAGGCTTTAACATGTCGGAAATATTGGAATTTGGAAAAGTTGACCTGGGTTATGAAATTCCCGAGCAAATCAGGCATATCACCCAGGAGAAGATCAACAAGAACGCGGAGGGCTCTCTTGATTTCAACCCCATCCACATCGATCCGGCCTGGGCCAAAAAGGTGAATCTCATGGGCAAAGGGACGACAATCGCCCACGGCATCATGACCGGGGCCTTTATGGGAAAGATCGTCACGGACTGGGCGTATCCCGGCGGCGCATTTTTACAAATGCTGGACGTTAAATTCATCCATCCCGTGCGTCCGGGGGACGACATCACGGCCAGGGGCAAGGTGACGGAAAAGCATCCCCGCCCGGGAGATGAGTCCTTTGTGGTCCTGGAGCTTTGGTGCGAAAACCAGGAGGGCGTCAAGGTGGGGGTGGGGCAGGCTGCGGTTAGGATTCCGGTTTAGGCGTCTGTCCGCGCATTTGAAGACATCGCGCAAAAGCCCTTTCTCCATAAAATTTCAAGGCCGGTCAGCCGAACAAAAAGGCTGTCCGGCCTTTTTGCTTGCATCATCCCGGATGATATTTTAGCCTGTTTTACAAATGTGTAAGCCGGATGTGAACGGCGCTCCTTAAGGTAGCTAAAGAGCTTTCACGGGACGAATATTAGAGCAGGTGAAAATGGGCGACCAGAGTAATTCTCAGGAGCTGATTATTAGGAAAGAAGGTCCGGTTTGGCGGGTGATCTTAAATCGGCCGGAAAAGAAAAACGCCATCAATGATAACATGTTCGCGGGCCTTAAACGGCTTGCCGAAGAGATAACGGAGAATCCCGACCTGTGCCGGGTTGTGGTGTTCAGCGGGGCCGGAGACGTGTTCTGTTCGGGCGGGGATTTGAAAACCCTCATGGGCGGCGGCTACGGCGGCGACGTTTCCGCCATCAGAAACGAGTTCCGGGGCTTGCAGCACACCCTTGATCAGGTGGAAGCCATGCCGGTCCCCACGATCGCGGCCATCCACGGATACGCTCTGGGCGCCGGCCTGCAATTGGCCCTGGCCTGCGATTTCCGCATTGCCGCGGAGGACGCCAAGCTGGGATTGCCTGACGTGAAAAACGGCTTCATCCCCGGAATCGGCGCAACCACCCGGCTGCCCCGGCTCATCGGCTTGGCCCGGGCCAAGGAACTGCTGCTCATGGGATCCAATATTGACGCAAAAAAAGCCCTGGATTTCGGGCTGGTCAACGCAGCGGTTCCCTTGGAGGACTTGGAGTCGGCCGTGGAGGAATGGTGCAGTCGGTTGATCCGGCGGGCGCCCATGGCCGTGGCTGCGGGTAAATATTTATTGAACACCTGGGCCGACCTGGAGGAAACCGCGGACGTGCAGATGAAGCTCCTGGCCAGCGAGGACGCCAAGGAAGGCGTCACCGCTTTTTTTGAACGGCGCGCCCCGAATTTTAAGGGGAAGTAAATCTGGGAGTCGATTTCATAGGCTTTATTCGGCAACCTCGGCGAAATTTCGAAATGACACTGGGTCCCCGTTTCCGTCATTGCATCATGATGATTGTAAAACTACCGCAATCATCATGCCTCCATGGCTCCACGGGGATGACGGAGAGTGGAGGCTTTCATAGCAAAAAGGTCGTAGATATGCTGTTCTCGCTTTCATCAAAACCCAACAAACGCCCGATGAATTCCGGCTCACTGTTTTGAGCCGTCATCCCCGCAAGGGCGATCCGTCTTTTCGGGATCGTCCGCAAGCGGGGACCCAGCGTCATTTTTCATAAATCCAAGCGGCATACATCTCAAGGCAGGACTGAAGAAAAAAGGCTGCCGGAAGGGCGCCTGGCCGGGAAGTTTTGCACCACTAACCTTCCCGGGCCTCTTCCTTGGGCGTGGACACGGCGTCCAAGAGCAGGTCGATCAATTCGTCGATTTCCTTCATTTTGTCGTTGTTTTTTCCTTCCTCCACAATCATCCAGCGTAACGCCATGTGGCTGAAGGCGCCGATGAACACGTTGCGGAAAACCCGCAGGTTTACGTCCTGGCGGAAGTCGCCCCGGTTTTGGCCCTCCTCGACCACCTTGTCGAGGATCTTCAGATATTTCTGGTAGCTTTTGTAGGCTGGCGACGAGTAAAACTGGATGTTCAGTTGATTGTGGAGCAGAAACACCTTCAGGAAATCCCGGTTGATCATGTACAGGGCGAAGTGGTAGCGGATCAGGCGCCTTAGCTTGGCGAAGGGGCTCTTTACGTCAAAGGAGTCCATGATGGACTCCAAATGCTCCTTGAGCCGGGTTTCCGGGACGGCCAGGAGCAGGTCGTCCTTGTTTTTAAAATAATCGTAAATGGCGCTTTCCGACACGGCCGCTTCTTCGGCGATGTCGATCATTTTGGCCTTGTTATAGCCCTTGGCCGCAAAGATTTTTTCCGCGGCCAGCAGAATCCTGGTGCGCTTGTCCCTTTCCGGAGGATCGGGCCTGACCTTGATCATGGGAAGGATCAGGTTCATGAGGTGCTCCAGGTCGGTGCGGCTTTTTTCGATTTCCCCCGAGGCGATGCAGCTTATCGCCTCAAAGTCCATGGCGCCGTACACCGCGTCCCGGATAATCCCCATATTCACATCGTTGCGAAACTGGCCGTCTTTCACGCCCTGGGCCAGTATGTCGGTCATGATCCCGGCGTGCTTGCGGATTTTCCGGTAGGCCTCGGTCTTGTAGAAATCCGCGTTGGAGCGGCATTCAAAAAGGAGGATGCGGGCGTAGCCGGGGTTGAGATCGTTGTACTTGAGGCCGTACCAGATGAGCTTGCGGAGGCGCGACTCCGGGTCTTTGATCCCTTCCAGCTGCTCCGCCAAAAGGTCCAGGGCCTCCTCCAGCTTGATGGAGGCCACGGAAAATAACAAGTCCTGTTTGTTTTTGAAATACTGATAAACCAAAGAGTCGGCGACTTCGGCCTTTTGAGCGATTTTGGCGATGGTGGTTTCTGCGATGCCGCTGGCCGTGATAAGTTCCTCCGCGGCCAGTAATATTCTGTCTTTGGTTGTCGTCATATTGGATTGTTTTACTTTCCGTCGCCGTTTTTTAGCGTTTAATCCCGAGCGCACCCTTGATCGTGCTGGCCGCCTTGCCTACAAACCCTTTTTTGTTGGCCATGATGGCGTCCATGAGCGCGCTGTAATCCTCGGGCGGAGTCCGTTGCCTGGTCTTGGGCGCCATGGTCAAGGCTTGGGGCTTGCAGGCTGCGGCGCACAGGCCGCAGCCGATGCATTTGCCCAGGTCGATTTTGACGGCGTCTTTTTTCATTTTAATGGCCTGGGTGGGGCAGCGCTTTTCGCATTTGCCGCACAGGACGCATTTGTCCGAATCCAGGGCGGCCCTGAAATTGGACTGCACAAAGTCCGCGGGCCGGGGCGCGGCCGCCAGCATGTTGAAGACCCCGCAGCAGCAGGGACAGCACATGCAGGCGAAGGAGGGATTTTTTTCGTTGGAGACCTCGATCACCAGGCCGTCCCTTTCGGACAGGGCGATCACCTCCATGGCCTCCTCCACGCCGATCCTCCTGGCCCATCCGTTTTTGATGTACATTTCCCCGAAGTCATGAAAGGCCATGCAGGTCTCCCGCCGGTCCGTCCTTTCGCAGGGCGCGCCCAGCATGTCCCGTCCCTTGCGGCAGATGCAGGTGGTCAGGGCGATGCTGTCTCCGGCGTCTGCGATGATGCGGCGGATTTCGTCGTGGGTGGAGATCCTGTGCTGGGGCGTGATGCTTTTTTCCACCGGAACGATGCGCATCTGCTGGGGAACCGTGGACAAATATTCAAAGCCCATGGCCTCGGCCATGTACTGGGTGGCGTCCAAGTACAGGCCTGCGTTCATGGAGGCGATCTGGGTTTCGAAAAAACCGACCACAAAGGGAAGCAGGCAGATTTGGGGCTCTCCATCCGGATTCTTGATGAGAAGGGCGCCGTTCTTTTCCATACTGGCCAGGCGCCGCTCCATTTCCGCGGAAGGAATGCCCTTTTGGGAGGCACGGGCCAGGATGACGTCCTTGGGCTCCGGCTTGTAGCTCAGGTGCAGGGCGGCCTCCGCCTCCCCCGGAGTGAAGATGGACCGCAAAATCCTTTTTTCCACCCCGCTCACGGACCGGGGGAAGCCCACCGGCATGGTGTTCAAATGCTTGGCGAGCCTCCTGTAAGCCGTTCGCGCCTGCCAGTGCTTCTTACCCTGGTCCCCCAGGACTGCTGCAAGCCTTTTCATTACCCCTCCTTAGCGAGCCCTCCGCCTCCCTAAGCAATCAGGAAGCGCCCCTCAGGCCCATGATTTTTCTCGCCTCGTCCGGCGTTGCGGGCTCCTTGCCCAGAATGGACGCAGCCTTGACAGCCCATTCCACCAGCTCATAGCTGCCTTTGGCCAACTCCCCGTTGGGGACCCGCACATTGTCCTCCAGGCCCACGCGCATATGCCCGCCCATGATGCCGGATTGCAAGATAGCCGGAAACTCGTCCCAGGCCACGCCGCAGGACGTGAAATTGGCGTTGGGAGGCAGCGCGTGCACCATGGCTGCAAAGGCGTCGGCCCGGAAAGCCTGTCCGC
This portion of the Desulfatibacillum aliphaticivorans DSM 15576 genome encodes:
- a CDS encoding MaoC family dehydratase encodes the protein MSEILEFGKVDLGYEIPEQIRHITQEKINKNAEGSLDFNPIHIDPAWAKKVNLMGKGTTIAHGIMTGAFMGKIVTDWAYPGGAFLQMLDVKFIHPVRPGDDITARGKVTEKHPRPGDESFVVLELWCENQEGVKVGVGQAAVRIPV
- a CDS encoding enoyl-CoA hydratase/isomerase family protein produces the protein MGDQSNSQELIIRKEGPVWRVILNRPEKKNAINDNMFAGLKRLAEEITENPDLCRVVVFSGAGDVFCSGGDLKTLMGGGYGGDVSAIRNEFRGLQHTLDQVEAMPVPTIAAIHGYALGAGLQLALACDFRIAAEDAKLGLPDVKNGFIPGIGATTRLPRLIGLARAKELLLMGSNIDAKKALDFGLVNAAVPLEDLESAVEEWCSRLIRRAPMAVAAGKYLLNTWADLEETADVQMKLLASEDAKEGVTAFFERRAPNFKGK
- a CDS encoding TetR/AcrR family transcriptional regulator → MTTTKDRILLAAEELITASGIAETTIAKIAQKAEVADSLVYQYFKNKQDLLFSVASIKLEEALDLLAEQLEGIKDPESRLRKLIWYGLKYNDLNPGYARILLFECRSNADFYKTEAYRKIRKHAGIMTDILAQGVKDGQFRNDVNMGIIRDAVYGAMDFEAISCIASGEIEKSRTDLEHLMNLILPMIKVRPDPPERDKRTRILLAAEKIFAAKGYNKAKMIDIAEEAAVSESAIYDYFKNKDDLLLAVPETRLKEHLESIMDSFDVKSPFAKLRRLIRYHFALYMINRDFLKVFLLHNQLNIQFYSSPAYKSYQKYLKILDKVVEEGQNRGDFRQDVNLRVFRNVFIGAFSHMALRWMIVEEGKNNDKMKEIDELIDLLLDAVSTPKEEAREG
- a CDS encoding 4Fe-4S binding protein translates to MKRLAAVLGDQGKKHWQARTAYRRLAKHLNTMPVGFPRSVSGVEKRILRSIFTPGEAEAALHLSYKPEPKDVILARASQKGIPSAEMERRLASMEKNGALLIKNPDGEPQICLLPFVVGFFETQIASMNAGLYLDATQYMAEAMGFEYLSTVPQQMRIVPVEKSITPQHRISTHDEIRRIIADAGDSIALTTCICRKGRDMLGAPCERTDRRETCMAFHDFGEMYIKNGWARRIGVEEAMEVIALSERDGLVIEVSNEKNPSFACMCCPCCCGVFNMLAAAPRPADFVQSNFRAALDSDKCVLCGKCEKRCPTQAIKMKKDAVKIDLGKCIGCGLCAAACKPQALTMAPKTRQRTPPEDYSALMDAIMANKKGFVGKAASTIKGALGIKR